TGTTCCTCGGAAAGTAGGTTATTCTCAGGTGTTTCCCATGTTGATTTATCTTAGATTCTCCTATTCTCCCTCTTAAAAACTAAATAGTTAAACGGAAAAATATTACTATTTGTCACAACATAACTAATAGCAGAAAGTAAAGAACGCTTTAAGAGAATACTGAAAAGAAGGAATGGAGTGAAAAAAGGATGGCATTTTGCTAGAGAAACCCAAGACTTACATCACTTCCGCCCATCAATGGTACCAACAGAGTCGGGATCATCACGGCCGTGCCCAAGGCCAATATGTAATGCTGAAATCCCAAGACAATAGCCTCTCCTGTGATCCAGTTCGTCAGGCACCAATCAGAACACACACGTACTAATACAAAAAAATTACGccggaaaagagagaaaaaaaaaatcaagaagctTGCGAGCAATCTAACACACCCCAAGATGGATTGGAGTCAATGCAGTACTCAAATCCCTGTAGCTGATCCATGGGCGGATGCGTGATCTCCTCAGGCTTGATTTCTGCCATATCTACGAACCCCCAAAGCTCCAAAAACCCaaacaggggggggggggggggggggggggggggggggggcggcgggGCGCTgagagagaacaaaaaaaaagccAACCTTTCTCAGTTCTTCTAAAAAGAACCAAGATGGGGTTTTTCCGACGGCTAAGCGGATGGGGAACCAAGCAGCAAGGGGAAAAGGTGGTCTTGGGAGAAAAGCTGCAGAACTACCGCCGAAAGCTGAGAGGAAATGTAGGTGCAAGCAGAGGCACAGAGGATGGGAcgaaggaaaagaagagaagtGAGCGAGGAGAGTAGAGAAGAGCTTGTCGTCGCTCGCAGAAAAAGGGAAGGAAGACTGGACTGGCGACAGGAAACGCTTGCTTTGCCACCCACCAAAACTCACCTCCCctgttctttcttcttctctccttttcATGCTCTCAGACCTTTATATCACTTTACCGAGCGTCTCCTGTGGAAATCGGCCCGTTGGTACTTTTGTGACTGAAATGCCCATCACCTGCAGTAGTTTCCAAACCTACCAGCATAAAAAAATGGCGTTGGGTTGGTGCCATTGTGAAGTTAAACAGCACACCACCTCCTGCAGCATTTATGTGAACTGCTGCACAGGTGCAGTGACTCACTGTTACATAAAAGGGAATGGCGGTCTCCTACTAAAATGATCTTAAGCTTCTCTGGTAAAGCTCCCTGCTTTCTTTCTTTAACAGATGGAACACACAACACTAGgtctttgtttcttcttcttcttccccagtGAACCAACGAAAGGTTTGCTCGGCACCCTGCACACTCTGCAGGTCCAAGAACAGCTTTTCCACGGCAGAAATTGACAGGGATGAGTCAGATTTAAAGGAATGCGGGTGTCTTTTACCCTTCCCGAGTCAGCTTCcacatgatgatgagcaagactcTTCCAACGTCCACATTTCTCTCCTGCTGGTATTTGACTGCATAGGCAAAAATACCTTGTAGAATTCAGTATTTTTTTCCTGCTCCTGTTCTCCGATTACATATCCACCATTGTTTTAAGGATTTATAACACAGAAGCGTATTAAAACAACACAAGTTTCATGCACGGCATGAAGATTAAGCCAAGCCTTTGCCATGCATGCTGAACGATGGTTCTGCCTATCAAAACCTTTCGGAGAACAACTCAAGCTTTTCTTTTCTATTCGTGCACTACAACTCAAGTTTCATGCACCTccacccccaccccaccccctctCTTTTTTGATGGAAAACGAGGGAAGCATCATCTTGTTCGACGTATATTACTTCTCGCTAGTGTAATATCTTAATTTAATttgcaaaatatttaaataatattaataaattaattatcccATGGATAAAGTTTCACTCCTAATTTAGTTaaaaataagtaaaataaaatataaattcccAGGCAACTGTGAAGAGGAACACTTGGGAAGTCGTCTCCGCCACAAGTGGAAGCACCAGCGTCCATTGTCACCGTCTCGACCATGCAGATGGACACTTGTCTGCTCGCCTGCACCTCCGCCACGGATGGAACCATGGTTTCCATTCCCCACTCGGGATTACGCGCACGTCGTTTGCTTTCCGTCTCCCAAAGAGCCCGCCAAATCAGCCCTAAACAGAGCAGCTTGAATCCCAGACACAAAGAAAAGCGTTACAACTAGCAGATGATGTGTTAAACCTCTTAACTTGACAGGTTTCCTATTGTCCTTTCTTGACGCATACACCGCTGTAGATGATTACATATACCTACCTTCACCTCGGAGGAGGCACAGGTCCGCAGCCTCTGCCTCATCGATCTTCGTTTCCCCCTCGACCCTTCTGTGAGTATTCTCCTGACTCTCTCGTTCATGTGCCATCAACCAAGTGTTTATTAGAGTGTCTTCTTGAAGCTCAGAGACGTTCGATCGATGGAGGGTCGATTCTTGGCTTGTTACGAGGAGTGGCTCGGAATCCAGGAAGCCGACCTGGACGAGCTCCTCCAAGCCATCTCGACCCAGCACGGCAACAGGGAACGGAGCGAGGCCGAACTCGGGGAGCTGGTGGAGAGGTGCATGAGGCACTACGAGGAGTACCACGACCGGCGGCGTGGCCTGGTGCGGAACGACGGCCCCACCTTCTTATGTCCGCCCTGGTGCAACTCCTTCGAGAACTCCATGCTCTGGGCCGGCGGCTGCCGTCCCTCCATGTTCATTCGCCTCATCTACTCCCTCAGCTCCTCCGGCCTCGAGGCCCACCTCGATACCCCCGCCGGCCGCGCCGTCAGCTCCCACGGCGAAGGGCTGGTGGGGCTGTCCTCGTCGCAGCTGGCCCGCGTCAACGAGATCCACCGATCGACGCTTCAGGAGGAGGACAAGATCACGTCCCAGATGGCCACTCTGCAGGAGAACGTGGCCGACGGGCCGCTGCTCCCCATAGTCAAGAAGCGGCAGATGTGGCAGTGGAGCGGCACCTCCCGCGTCGAGAATGGCGGCGGGGACGCGGAGGTGGAGGCGGCGATGGAGGAGTACACGGAGTCAATGGAGCGGCTGGTGCAGGAAGCGGACCGACTGAGGGTGGAGACGGCGAGGACGCTGGTGTTGGAGATCCTGACGTCACAGCAGGCGGTGGAGCTGCTGGTGGCGGCGAAGCAGCTCCAACTCTCGGTCCACGAGTGCGGCCACCAGCGCGACCAGAGGAATGGCCGCGGCAGATGATATGTTAGTAATTAAAAGAAAGCGTGTCTACGATATCATAACGACTGTATAAACACCGTACaaagatataaatataaatatcaatatatatatatatatgtatgtatgtatgtatgtatgtatgtatatgtatatgtatatgtatatatggaggTGGACTCTCATGTTGACTTGATGCACCAAGCCCATAGGTCTTCGGATTCGAGTAGGGCATCAAGAATCGTGCCTGCTTCACCTTATGATGCGGTGCTGATGTGTCACTGCTGCGACGTGATTCGGCCTAATGGATTAAAGCGGCCCCAAGTCTAATCCAATATCGTATTCTGTTCGATCAATCCTAACCTCGATGACGACGCACGCCTCATGTAATGAATGGTACATGTAATATCGTGGGTGTTTCGCAGATAGCCCACCCTTCTCTCTGTTCCAAACCTTTCTCCCACATCTCTGTCAAGGACCGATGTCGCCGGTAAGCTTGGAAGACTTGT
Above is a genomic segment from Musa acuminata AAA Group cultivar baxijiao chromosome BXJ3-4, Cavendish_Baxijiao_AAA, whole genome shotgun sequence containing:
- the LOC135634946 gene encoding protein DOG1-like 3 gives rise to the protein MEGRFLACYEEWLGIQEADLDELLQAISTQHGNRERSEAELGELVERCMRHYEEYHDRRRGLVRNDGPTFLCPPWCNSFENSMLWAGGCRPSMFIRLIYSLSSSGLEAHLDTPAGRAVSSHGEGLVGLSSSQLARVNEIHRSTLQEEDKITSQMATLQENVADGPLLPIVKKRQMWQWSGTSRVENGGGDAEVEAAMEEYTESMERLVQEADRLRVETARTLVLEILTSQQAVELLVAAKQLQLSVHECGHQRDQRNGRGR